One Mycolicibacterium parafortuitum DNA segment encodes these proteins:
- a CDS encoding cutinase family protein has protein sequence MTAKVVATQSFSRSWGRHADRDRGVFPRARRVVAISTIGGCRLCHSSRGIIGGKKPVTFGMRFVGRMVVASALAIAALPVIVPTAGSQACPDIDVVFARGTAEPPGVGGVGRRFVDSLRAQVSPRTVDVHGVNYPASSNFTGGTVFKMNVVEGVRDESNHVRSVASVCPNTKLVLGGYSQGAVVTALATSGVVPTGIARGAAPLPLPARVADNVAAVVLFGTPAGWSAEKYGAADIHVGPAYASKALEFCAPGDAVCTGTVPSQDHGPHHQYGVNGMADRAAAFAVSRLSALSQGSPAS, from the coding sequence GTGACCGCCAAAGTAGTTGCTACACAGTCATTTTCAAGATCATGGGGCCGCCACGCCGATCGCGATCGCGGCGTCTTCCCGCGCGCACGACGCGTCGTGGCGATAAGTACCATCGGCGGTTGCCGACTCTGTCATAGTTCACGAGGGATTATCGGGGGGAAGAAACCAGTGACCTTTGGGATGCGCTTCGTCGGGCGAATGGTCGTCGCTTCCGCGCTGGCCATTGCCGCGCTGCCGGTGATCGTCCCGACGGCCGGATCGCAAGCATGTCCCGACATCGACGTCGTCTTCGCTCGCGGTACCGCCGAGCCGCCCGGAGTCGGCGGCGTCGGCCGGCGGTTCGTCGATTCGCTTCGTGCGCAGGTATCTCCGCGAACGGTGGATGTGCACGGCGTCAACTACCCGGCGAGCAGCAACTTCACCGGCGGGACGGTATTCAAGATGAACGTCGTCGAAGGCGTGCGCGACGAGTCCAACCATGTGCGGAGCGTGGCGTCGGTGTGCCCGAACACCAAACTGGTGTTGGGCGGTTACTCGCAAGGCGCGGTGGTGACGGCTCTGGCCACGTCCGGCGTGGTGCCGACCGGGATCGCCCGCGGAGCTGCGCCACTGCCGCTTCCTGCGCGCGTCGCCGACAACGTGGCGGCCGTGGTGCTGTTCGGGACTCCGGCGGGCTGGTCGGCGGAGAAGTACGGCGCCGCCGATATCCACGTCGGCCCGGCATATGCGAGCAAGGCACTCGAGTTCTGCGCGCCCGGCGATGCCGTCTGCACCGGTACGGTCCCGAGTCAGGATCACGGTCCGCACCACCAGTATGGTGTCAACGGCATGGCCGACCGGGCTGCCGCGTTCGCCGTGAGCCGGCTGAGCGCCCTGTCGCAGGGATCACCGGCGAGCTGA
- a CDS encoding TrpB-like pyridoxal phosphate-dependent enzyme: protein MTEQLDATHPDLVAVEVPTHWYNLAAELSEPIPPHLHPGTREPVGPDDLAPLFASGLIAQEASTETYVEIPREVREIYAMWRPSPLIRARRFEKALNTGAHIYVKYEGVSPVGSHKTNSAVAQAYYNSVDGVRKLTTETGAGQWGSALSFAGAQFGLEIEVWQVRASYESKPYRGHLMRTYGGTVHSSPSTLTASGRAILAKDPNTTGSLGMAVSEAVEVAAADPDARYALGSVLNHVVLHQTVIGQEAVAQLALAEPDGADIVFGCAGGGSNLAGLSFPFLREKIHGRSNPRVVAAEPAACPSITQGEYRYDHGDVAGLTPLLKMHTLGMDFVPDPIHAGGLRYHGMAPALSHTVELGLVEGVAISQHDAFAAGVQFARTQGIVPAPESTHAIAAAARHVADDPREQVVIIGLSGHGQLDLPAYAEYLDGRI, encoded by the coding sequence ATGACCGAACAGCTCGATGCCACCCATCCGGACCTCGTCGCCGTCGAGGTGCCGACGCACTGGTACAACCTGGCGGCCGAGCTCTCCGAGCCCATCCCGCCGCATCTGCATCCGGGGACCAGGGAACCGGTCGGCCCGGATGACCTCGCGCCGTTGTTCGCCAGCGGGTTGATCGCGCAGGAGGCGTCCACCGAGACCTATGTCGAGATCCCGCGCGAGGTACGGGAGATCTACGCGATGTGGCGGCCGTCACCGCTGATTCGGGCCCGGCGCTTCGAGAAGGCGCTGAACACCGGCGCCCACATCTACGTCAAGTACGAAGGTGTCAGCCCGGTGGGCAGCCATAAGACCAACTCGGCGGTGGCGCAGGCCTACTACAACTCCGTCGACGGTGTCCGGAAGCTGACCACCGAGACCGGCGCCGGGCAGTGGGGGAGCGCGCTGTCGTTCGCCGGGGCGCAGTTCGGCCTGGAGATCGAGGTGTGGCAGGTCCGCGCGTCGTACGAGTCCAAGCCCTATCGCGGACACCTCATGCGGACCTACGGCGGCACGGTGCACTCGAGCCCGTCGACGCTCACGGCCTCGGGCCGCGCCATCTTGGCCAAGGACCCGAACACCACCGGCAGCCTCGGTATGGCGGTCAGCGAGGCGGTCGAGGTCGCGGCGGCGGACCCGGACGCCCGTTATGCGCTGGGCAGCGTGCTCAACCATGTGGTGCTGCATCAGACCGTCATCGGGCAAGAGGCCGTCGCGCAGCTGGCGCTGGCCGAACCGGACGGCGCCGACATCGTGTTCGGTTGCGCCGGTGGTGGTTCCAACCTGGCCGGACTGTCGTTTCCGTTCCTGCGGGAGAAGATCCACGGCCGTTCGAACCCGCGGGTCGTGGCCGCCGAGCCGGCCGCGTGTCCGTCGATCACCCAGGGCGAGTACCGCTACGACCACGGCGACGTCGCCGGACTGACCCCGCTGCTCAAGATGCACACACTCGGTATGGATTTCGTGCCTGACCCGATTCACGCCGGCGGCTTGCGCTACCACGGTATGGCGCCGGCGCTCAGCCACACCGTCGAGCTCGGCCTGGTCGAAGGCGTGGCCATCTCGCAACACGACGCATTCGCCGCCGGTGTGCAGTTCGCGCGGACGCAGGGCATCGTGCCGGCACCGGAGTCGACGCATGCCATCGCAGCCGCCGCCAGGCATGTCGCCGACGACCCGCGCGAGCAGGTGGTGATCATCGGGCTGTCCGGGCATGGACAGCTGGATCTGCCCGCGTATGCGGAGTACCTCGACGGCAGGATCTGA
- a CDS encoding TetR/AcrR family transcriptional regulator, whose amino-acid sequence MSGQRRRGLALESAILEAGWDQLLEAGYERFTIESVAARSGSARSVLYRRWPSRAELLEAVLRHRGAHDRIEAPDTGNLRDDVVAVLTEFADRRSRIIGLITARLGAYFDEGGGSPQQLRTMFLTDGPSAMETIVERAVSRGELTAAPSDRVVALPVDLVRHEMLMTMTAVPEATIREIVDDIFLPLATNFGRQ is encoded by the coding sequence GTGTCCGGGCAGCGTCGTCGCGGCTTGGCATTGGAGTCCGCGATCCTGGAGGCCGGCTGGGATCAACTCCTCGAGGCGGGCTATGAGCGGTTCACCATCGAGTCCGTCGCCGCGAGGTCGGGGTCGGCGCGGTCGGTGCTGTATCGGCGGTGGCCGTCCCGGGCGGAGCTGCTGGAGGCGGTGCTCCGGCACCGGGGTGCACACGACAGGATCGAGGCTCCCGACACCGGAAATCTGCGCGACGACGTGGTGGCGGTCCTGACCGAGTTCGCCGACCGGCGCTCACGCATCATCGGGTTGATCACCGCACGGCTCGGCGCGTACTTCGACGAAGGGGGAGGGTCGCCGCAGCAGCTGCGCACGATGTTCCTCACCGACGGGCCGAGCGCGATGGAAACCATCGTCGAGCGCGCGGTCAGCCGCGGTGAGCTGACCGCGGCGCCTTCGGATCGCGTCGTCGCGCTTCCGGTCGATCTGGTGCGGCACGAGATGCTGATGACGATGACCGCAGTGCCCGAAGCCACCATCCGCGAGATCGTCGACGACATCTTTCTGCCGTTGGCGACCAACTTCGGCAGGCAATAG
- a CDS encoding FAD-dependent monooxygenase — MTTRSALISGAGIAGPVLAFWLTEAGWDVTVVERAERLRTSGYPIDIRGTAIEVVERMGLSTQIAAHRYQHVPLQVLTPGGRRLCRLDLGQLANDAEAGDVEITRGELTRILFDASADRAECLFGDSITALTDTGDGVDVTFSRHGHRRFDVVIGADGIHSKVRALAFGPDARYLHHLDAYVTIWDIDNEMFSPATGYLYSHPGRTLMVERLPDGGAARAYLTFVHPAPGTLNRHNTDQIVAEIRRAFAGDRWRTTEVIDTLPDTEDVYFDTVSQVRMDRWSHGRVALIGDAAYAPAFLSGQGTSIAITGAYVLACELARHTDPEAAFGIYEQRMREHVMRNQELALRNDSTVLPRNRRQLLRRNSMVVALPWLRRLGIDRWLRADLRSAATELSLSPHDLRRSPSRQT, encoded by the coding sequence ATGACGACTCGTAGTGCGCTGATCAGCGGCGCCGGCATCGCTGGACCGGTTCTGGCCTTCTGGCTCACCGAAGCCGGGTGGGACGTCACCGTCGTCGAGCGTGCCGAGCGGTTACGCACCAGCGGCTACCCGATCGACATCCGGGGCACTGCAATCGAAGTCGTGGAACGCATGGGCCTTTCCACCCAGATCGCGGCCCATCGCTATCAGCACGTCCCGCTGCAGGTCCTCACACCGGGCGGCCGTCGTTTGTGCCGACTGGATCTCGGCCAACTGGCCAACGACGCCGAGGCCGGTGACGTCGAGATCACCCGAGGTGAGCTCACCCGGATCCTGTTCGACGCGAGCGCCGACCGGGCCGAGTGCCTGTTCGGGGACAGCATCACCGCACTGACCGATACCGGAGACGGCGTCGACGTCACCTTCAGCCGTCATGGACACCGGCGGTTCGACGTGGTGATCGGCGCCGACGGGATCCACTCGAAGGTCCGCGCCCTGGCCTTCGGTCCCGACGCAAGATATCTCCACCATCTCGACGCGTACGTGACGATCTGGGACATCGACAACGAGATGTTCTCCCCCGCAACGGGTTACCTGTACTCCCACCCGGGCCGCACGCTGATGGTCGAACGCCTGCCCGACGGCGGCGCCGCTCGGGCATATCTGACGTTCGTCCATCCCGCCCCGGGCACGCTGAACCGGCACAACACGGACCAGATCGTCGCCGAGATCCGGCGGGCGTTCGCCGGCGACCGCTGGCGCACAACCGAAGTCATCGACACCCTGCCGGACACCGAGGACGTCTACTTCGACACCGTCAGCCAGGTGCGGATGGACCGATGGAGTCATGGACGGGTCGCACTCATCGGCGACGCCGCATACGCGCCGGCGTTCCTGTCCGGACAGGGCACCAGCATCGCGATCACCGGCGCGTACGTGCTGGCCTGTGAACTTGCCCGTCACACCGATCCGGAAGCGGCGTTCGGGATCTACGAACAGCGGATGCGCGAACATGTGATGAGAAACCAGGAGCTGGCGCTGCGCAACGACTCCACGGTGCTGCCACGCAACCGACGACAATTGTTGCGCCGCAACAGCATGGTGGTCGCCCTGCCCTGGCTGCGGCGGCTCGGCATCGACCGATGGCTTCGCGCTGATCTCCGCTCAGCTGCCACTGAGCTGTCCCTGTCCCCACATGATCTTCGGCGCTCCCCCAGCCGGCAGACATGA
- a CDS encoding MFS transporter: MVVLLLANVLADVVIGAPLMVLPELLDRFDTDQAAWLNVGAMLAGAIWSPLLAKSSDIAGKRRVLVITLLVAGAGALICLVAPNLWTFLVGRFLQGAGFGSVFLTVALVREISAPPVAMTLVGLLTSGASVVGVLEPFLMKPVVDAYGYRGVFTVAALLAAGAALGVRCLVPESPVRAGSRVDVAGGVLLGGGVGALLAYLTLARSVGWSDGRMIALGLAGIAALALWAVSSLRLAEPIVDLRALHRPVVLTLVALLLAAGAFRSVLHLIGIVAHVPADLGLGYGLGDGEAIALLLAVPNLGIVVGGVCAGWLSGRHSGPALPLLGGIALGTIAAVTMLAGVSALPLAVGCAGMLGVAAGAIGASGYNLAMDHAAPAQHGTIAGLVSVTLALGSVVVTFAGGEVLKATESAAVISGGAPVSTAFGVYLYVAMAGACFALAAIPAAMVWRTRSTARGAAPGSGGDR; encoded by the coding sequence GTGGTCGTCCTGCTCCTTGCCAATGTCCTCGCCGATGTGGTCATCGGCGCGCCGCTGATGGTCCTGCCCGAGCTCTTGGACCGTTTCGACACCGATCAAGCCGCGTGGCTCAATGTCGGGGCGATGCTGGCCGGAGCCATCTGGTCGCCGCTGCTGGCCAAGAGTTCGGACATCGCCGGTAAGCGGCGCGTGCTGGTCATCACGCTGCTGGTAGCAGGCGCCGGAGCGCTGATCTGCCTCGTCGCGCCGAATCTCTGGACCTTTCTGGTCGGCCGGTTCCTGCAGGGCGCCGGCTTCGGCTCTGTATTTCTCACCGTCGCGCTGGTGCGGGAGATCAGCGCACCGCCGGTCGCGATGACCCTCGTAGGACTGTTGACGTCCGGTGCGTCGGTCGTCGGCGTGCTGGAGCCGTTCCTGATGAAGCCCGTCGTCGACGCGTACGGGTATCGGGGCGTGTTCACGGTGGCGGCGCTGCTGGCCGCCGGTGCCGCGCTCGGGGTGCGCTGCCTCGTCCCGGAGTCGCCGGTGCGCGCCGGTTCCCGGGTCGACGTGGCCGGGGGCGTCCTGCTCGGCGGCGGCGTGGGCGCACTCCTGGCCTACCTCACCCTCGCGCGGTCGGTCGGCTGGTCGGACGGGCGCATGATCGCGCTGGGTCTCGCAGGCATCGCCGCGCTGGCGCTGTGGGCGGTCTCCTCGCTGCGGCTGGCCGAACCGATCGTCGACCTGCGGGCGCTGCATCGCCCGGTGGTGCTGACGTTGGTGGCGTTGCTACTGGCGGCGGGCGCATTCCGGAGCGTGCTCCACCTGATCGGCATCGTGGCTCACGTGCCCGCGGATCTCGGGCTCGGCTACGGACTCGGCGACGGGGAGGCGATCGCACTGCTACTCGCCGTCCCGAATCTCGGCATCGTGGTCGGCGGTGTGTGCGCCGGTTGGCTGTCGGGGCGCCATTCCGGTCCTGCCCTTCCCCTGCTCGGTGGCATCGCGTTGGGGACGATCGCGGCGGTGACGATGCTCGCCGGTGTCTCAGCTCTTCCGCTGGCGGTCGGCTGCGCCGGTATGCTCGGCGTCGCCGCGGGGGCGATCGGCGCATCCGGTTACAACCTGGCGATGGACCACGCCGCACCCGCACAGCACGGCACGATCGCCGGACTGGTCTCGGTGACGCTCGCACTGGGCTCCGTCGTCGTCACCTTCGCCGGTGGTGAGGTGCTCAAAGCCACCGAGAGCGCCGCGGTCATCTCCGGGGGCGCTCCGGTCAGCACCGCGTTCGGGGTGTACCTCTACGTCGCCATGGCCGGTGCGTGTTTCGCTCTTGCCGCGATCCCCGCCGCGATGGTGTGGCGGACGAGGTCGACGGCCCGCGGTGCAGCCCCCGGCTCAGGCGGTGATCGGTGA
- a CDS encoding alpha/beta fold hydrolase, whose product MERATPQLAGRRVRLSHHEIELEDGHRVGVSVGGRGIPLVFLHGLGLGRRAYLRTLSRIAGLGFLVVAIDAPGHGDTHDLPDTAADFTDRAGVLLRTLDALGVNRAVLAGHSMGGRMAIQIAALAPERILATLLFDAAAGAPFDAALRTVMRSPSQMLHTVAGALYDLSRDPLRMKVEAVGRYLQMLRVMLMGKVMAPTGFCGATQALMRAGDSTALLKLLQQRAVPTIVLHGADDAIIPFENAHAVAEDAGAALYKVQNACHSWLIGQPQRGAGAVRQLLGGELGDILRKAAAELNIADWRDVSPWEAATVTPGAPVLRLRNDDLIGDENVCDVVEMERLRSRGMEKIASPITA is encoded by the coding sequence ATGGAACGTGCAACGCCCCAGCTCGCTGGTCGCAGAGTCCGGCTGAGCCATCACGAGATTGAACTCGAAGATGGCCACCGGGTCGGCGTCTCGGTGGGCGGTCGTGGCATACCGTTGGTGTTCCTGCACGGGCTCGGACTGGGCCGTCGCGCTTACCTCAGGACGCTGAGCCGTATCGCTGGGCTCGGGTTTCTCGTTGTGGCGATCGATGCGCCCGGTCACGGCGATACCCACGATCTTCCCGATACCGCAGCCGATTTCACCGACAGGGCGGGTGTCCTTCTGCGCACCCTGGACGCTCTCGGTGTGAACAGAGCGGTGCTGGCCGGACATTCCATGGGTGGGCGGATGGCCATCCAGATCGCCGCCCTTGCACCCGAACGCATCCTCGCGACACTGCTTTTCGATGCCGCCGCCGGGGCGCCGTTCGACGCGGCGCTGCGGACCGTGATGCGCTCACCCAGCCAGATGCTGCACACGGTGGCAGGCGCACTCTACGATCTGTCGCGCGATCCGCTGAGGATGAAAGTCGAGGCGGTCGGACGCTACCTGCAGATGCTGCGCGTCATGTTGATGGGCAAGGTCATGGCGCCGACCGGATTCTGCGGAGCCACGCAGGCGCTGATGCGGGCCGGCGATTCCACTGCATTGCTGAAATTGCTCCAGCAGCGGGCGGTCCCGACCATCGTGCTTCATGGTGCCGACGACGCCATCATCCCGTTCGAGAACGCCCACGCGGTAGCCGAAGACGCCGGCGCCGCGCTCTACAAGGTCCAGAACGCCTGCCATTCGTGGTTGATCGGGCAACCGCAACGCGGCGCCGGTGCGGTGCGCCAGCTGCTCGGCGGCGAGCTGGGCGACATACTTCGGAAAGCGGCCGCAGAGCTGAATATTGCCGATTGGCGCGATGTCTCGCCGTGGGAAGCCGCGACTGTCACGCCGGGCGCGCCGGTGCTGCGGCTGAGAAACGACGATCTGATCGGCGACGAGAACGTCTGTGACGTTGTGGAGATGGAGCGATTGCGATCTCGCGGGATGGAGAAGATCGCCTCACCGATCACCGCCTGA
- a CDS encoding NAD(P)H-dependent amine dehydrogenase family protein: MSGIRAVVYGVGAMNSIIAGMLLDKGVEIVGAIARSPEKVGKDLGDLTGLGRELGVTVSDDAAAVFQQTRPDIAVIAVNSYLTDAVEQLRICAEHGVNAVTLSEEMLYPWDTSPELAAELDTLAKSTGATLTGTGFQDTFWVNMVALLMGTAHRIDAVRGKASWNVDDFGPELATAQQVGRTVAEFDEWVKGAQRPPTFGRNVLDALVADTGLTVRSISTSTRPDIAATAMRSEALGIDLAPGDVVGFTDIDRIETQEGPVFVFEMSGRVYGPGEGDINEWAVEGEPNLFLSNGTVPTQATTCTQIVNRIPDVIAAPPGIVTVDKLPRLRYRAGF; this comes from the coding sequence ATGTCCGGTATTCGAGCTGTCGTGTACGGCGTTGGAGCGATGAACTCGATCATCGCCGGAATGCTTCTCGACAAGGGGGTGGAGATCGTCGGTGCGATCGCCCGCAGCCCGGAGAAGGTGGGGAAAGACCTCGGCGATCTGACCGGCCTCGGCCGTGAACTCGGCGTCACCGTCAGCGACGATGCGGCCGCGGTGTTCCAGCAGACGCGGCCCGACATCGCCGTCATCGCGGTGAACAGTTACCTCACGGATGCCGTCGAACAGCTTCGGATCTGTGCCGAGCACGGCGTCAACGCGGTCACGTTGTCCGAAGAGATGCTCTACCCCTGGGACACCTCACCTGAATTGGCCGCCGAACTGGACACGCTGGCCAAGTCCACCGGGGCGACGTTGACCGGCACCGGTTTCCAGGACACCTTCTGGGTGAACATGGTCGCCCTGTTGATGGGGACCGCGCACCGGATCGACGCCGTCCGCGGCAAGGCCAGCTGGAACGTCGACGACTTCGGTCCCGAGCTGGCGACCGCGCAACAGGTCGGGCGCACCGTCGCGGAATTCGACGAGTGGGTCAAGGGCGCGCAACGTCCGCCGACGTTCGGCCGTAACGTGCTGGATGCGTTGGTCGCCGACACAGGATTGACCGTGAGGTCCATCAGCACCTCGACGCGACCCGACATCGCCGCTACGGCAATGCGTTCGGAGGCACTCGGTATCGATCTCGCGCCCGGAGACGTAGTGGGATTCACCGACATCGACCGGATCGAGACACAGGAAGGGCCGGTATTCGTCTTCGAGATGTCGGGCCGGGTCTACGGGCCGGGCGAGGGTGACATCAACGAGTGGGCGGTCGAGGGCGAGCCGAACCTGTTCTTGTCCAACGGAACCGTGCCGACCCAGGCGACGACATGTACCCAGATCGTGAACCGTATTCCGGATGTGATCGCCGCGCCGCCAGGCATCGTCACGGTCGACAAGCTTCCCCGCCTGCGCTATCGCGCCGGGTTCTGA
- a CDS encoding pyridoxamine 5'-phosphate oxidase family protein: MSIAADTRTILSESQCWEHLATAGLGRLVTVDDGNPAIYPVNFAVQDRTILIRTAEGTKLVGAAINNNVLFEADHYDSVEGWSVIVAGVTRSLYTNDEIAEAEKAELTPWTGSDKNHYLRIRPRKVTGRHFVFSAGPAQIPVGEDPVLGHRETAPN; encoded by the coding sequence ATGAGCATCGCCGCCGACACCAGGACCATCCTGTCCGAAAGCCAGTGCTGGGAACACCTGGCGACGGCCGGGCTGGGGCGCCTGGTCACCGTGGATGACGGCAACCCCGCGATCTACCCGGTCAACTTCGCCGTGCAGGACCGGACGATCCTGATCCGCACCGCCGAGGGCACGAAACTGGTCGGCGCCGCGATCAACAACAACGTGCTGTTCGAGGCGGACCACTACGACTCGGTCGAGGGGTGGAGTGTGATCGTGGCCGGTGTCACCCGCTCGCTGTACACCAACGACGAGATCGCCGAGGCCGAGAAAGCCGAACTGACGCCGTGGACCGGCTCGGACAAAAACCACTACCTCAGGATCCGTCCGCGCAAGGTCACGGGCCGACACTTCGTGTTCAGTGCCGGCCCGGCGCAGATCCCTGTCGGCGAGGACCCGGTGTTGGGCCACCGGGAGACCGCACCGAACTAG
- a CDS encoding AMP-binding protein, giving the protein MESAVASAPHRRRQPAVILHPSGRRITFGELDTAANRLGHFLRRHGLVAGDTVAVLMENNEHIHAAMWAARRCGFYFTLVNTHLTAREAAYVVEDSGARAILSSHALRDLCAELEGHLRLPDPALIADGDLAGWQRYPDCVFGEPDTDIVGQPEGQLLQYSAGSTGQPKGIRRPLQSETGTRPSLPTPVFQALGVSDTSVYLSPAPSYHTAPAMWTMSAQAVGATTVMMESFDAEGALECIERYRVTHAQFVPTMFVRMLRLPDDVRGRYDLSSLERVIHAAAPCPPAIKHQMIDWWGPIIDEYYGSSEGAGISLITAEEWLKRPGSVGRPILGRPHILDDAGDELPARQVGDVYFEGGYPFEYLNDADKTAASRSAEGWVTVGDVGYVDEDGYLYLTDRRHNMIISGGVNIYPQEIENVLISHPAVADVAVFGVPDDDLGQTVMAAVELVDPASDHDAAADELRAWARAHLAPHKRPRQIVFEGRLPRTDAGKLYKRRLVDRYGAATSGAGGRDDSPQK; this is encoded by the coding sequence GTGGAAAGCGCTGTAGCGTCCGCCCCGCATCGCCGCCGGCAGCCGGCGGTGATCCTGCATCCTTCGGGCCGGCGGATCACGTTCGGCGAACTCGACACCGCGGCCAACAGACTCGGGCATTTTCTGCGACGTCATGGTCTGGTGGCAGGGGACACCGTCGCGGTGTTGATGGAGAACAACGAACACATCCACGCGGCGATGTGGGCAGCGCGTCGCTGCGGGTTCTACTTCACCCTGGTCAACACCCATCTCACCGCCAGGGAAGCGGCGTACGTCGTCGAAGACAGCGGTGCGCGCGCGATCCTGTCGTCGCACGCGTTGCGCGACCTGTGTGCCGAGCTGGAAGGTCATCTGCGCCTTCCGGATCCGGCGCTGATCGCCGACGGCGACCTGGCGGGCTGGCAGCGCTACCCCGACTGCGTCTTCGGTGAGCCCGATACCGACATCGTCGGGCAGCCCGAGGGGCAATTGCTCCAGTACTCGGCGGGAAGCACCGGGCAGCCCAAGGGAATCCGCAGGCCGCTGCAGTCGGAGACGGGCACAAGGCCGTCCCTGCCGACGCCGGTGTTCCAGGCGCTCGGGGTGTCGGACACATCGGTCTACCTGAGTCCCGCGCCCAGTTACCACACCGCACCGGCCATGTGGACGATGTCGGCGCAGGCGGTCGGCGCGACCACGGTGATGATGGAGAGCTTCGACGCCGAGGGCGCGCTGGAATGCATCGAGCGCTACCGGGTCACCCATGCGCAGTTCGTGCCGACGATGTTCGTGCGGATGCTGCGACTGCCCGACGACGTCCGCGGTCGCTACGACCTATCCAGCCTCGAGCGGGTGATTCACGCGGCCGCACCGTGCCCACCGGCCATCAAGCACCAGATGATCGACTGGTGGGGGCCGATCATCGACGAGTACTACGGATCCTCCGAAGGTGCGGGCATCTCGTTGATCACGGCCGAGGAGTGGCTGAAGCGGCCCGGATCGGTGGGCAGGCCCATCCTCGGGCGGCCGCACATCCTCGACGACGCCGGCGACGAACTGCCGGCCCGCCAGGTCGGCGACGTCTACTTCGAGGGCGGTTACCCGTTCGAGTACCTCAACGACGCGGACAAGACCGCAGCGTCGCGATCCGCCGAGGGCTGGGTCACCGTCGGTGACGTCGGCTACGTGGACGAGGACGGTTATCTGTACCTGACCGACCGCAGGCACAACATGATCATCTCCGGCGGAGTCAACATCTATCCGCAGGAAATCGAGAACGTGCTCATCAGCCACCCGGCGGTCGCCGACGTCGCGGTGTTCGGCGTTCCCGACGACGACCTCGGCCAGACGGTGATGGCCGCGGTCGAACTGGTGGACCCCGCGTCGGACCACGATGCGGCAGCCGACGAGCTGCGGGCCTGGGCACGGGCACACCTCGCGCCGCACAAGCGTCCGCGTCAGATCGTGTTCGAGGGGCGGTTGCCGCGCACCGATGCGGGCAAGCTGTACAAGCGGCGACTGGTCGACAGGTACGGAGCCGCTACCAGCGGTGCCGGTGGCAGGGATGATTCCCCACAGAAGTGA
- a CDS encoding enoyl-CoA hydratase/isomerase family protein gives MTSYDTIDFDVRGHTACVTLNRPEVLNAINDEMIAELADVYAEIERSQHIWTVIITGAGRALCVGADVNKAADHDMENAPGIDNQGEPVLSSMRQWDAPQEATPPWLQMTKPIICAVNGIACGAGMDLVTTADITVASDQASLMDPHVSIGVTSGREAVRLARILPLPVAMRLVLMGRHERLDAQRAYDLGVFTEVVPHDMLMARAWEIADVVNSNAPLAVRGSRMAVRKGLALPIYEAELLAENYRMKVALTKDAVEGPRAFLEKRPPQWKAL, from the coding sequence GTGACGAGCTACGACACCATCGATTTCGACGTCCGGGGACACACCGCGTGTGTGACGCTCAACCGGCCCGAGGTCCTCAACGCGATCAACGACGAGATGATCGCGGAACTGGCCGACGTGTACGCCGAGATCGAACGCTCGCAACACATCTGGACGGTGATCATCACCGGCGCGGGACGGGCGCTCTGCGTGGGCGCTGACGTCAACAAGGCGGCCGACCACGACATGGAGAACGCTCCTGGCATCGACAACCAGGGCGAGCCCGTGCTCAGTTCGATGCGGCAGTGGGACGCCCCTCAGGAAGCCACGCCGCCGTGGCTGCAGATGACCAAGCCGATCATCTGCGCGGTCAACGGAATCGCCTGTGGGGCAGGGATGGATCTGGTCACGACGGCCGATATCACCGTCGCGTCCGACCAGGCGAGTCTGATGGATCCGCATGTCAGCATCGGTGTGACCTCCGGCAGGGAGGCGGTCCGACTGGCGCGCATCCTGCCGCTGCCCGTCGCGATGCGCCTCGTCCTGATGGGCAGGCATGAACGGCTGGATGCCCAACGCGCCTACGATCTGGGTGTTTTCACCGAAGTCGTGCCCCATGACATGTTGATGGCCCGGGCCTGGGAGATCGCGGACGTGGTGAACTCGAATGCGCCTCTGGCGGTGCGCGGTTCGCGGATGGCGGTACGCAAAGGGTTGGCACTGCCCATCTATGAGGCCGAGCTGCTCGCCGAGAACTACCGGATGAAGGTCGCGCTGACCAAAGACGCCGTCGAGGGCCCGCGCGCGTTCCTGGAGAAGCGTCCACCGCAGTGGAAAGCGCTGTAG